A stretch of the Lactuca sativa cultivar Salinas chromosome 9, Lsat_Salinas_v11, whole genome shotgun sequence genome encodes the following:
- the LOC111885227 gene encoding LOB domain-containing protein 33, with product MTGASFSCGACKFLRRRCTNECVFTPYFCYSQGADHFAAVHKIFGASNASKLLMKLPLQDRSEAAISICYEALARVQDPVYGCVAQIFALEQQVAGLQEEIDQLSNYMTYVSFGLPNCMTYVSSEINGTSISDHLNQQTPPLFAAPQASSPSLAILDGQNSHSHSLLDHPLMESFEFHGELIT from the coding sequence ATGACAGGAGCTAGTTTTTCATGTGGAGCATGCAAGTTCCTGAGAAGAAGGTGTACAAATGAATGTGTTTTTACCCCTTACTTTTGTTACAGCCAAGGAGCTGATCACTTTGCAGCCGTTCACAAGATTTTTGGTGCAAGCAATGCCTCCAAGCTATTGATGAAACTCCCACTGCAAGACAGAAGTGAAGCTGCTATCAGTATATGCTATGAAGCTTTGGCTCGAGTGCAGGATCCTGTATATGGTTGTGTAGCTCAAATCTTTGCTCTTGAGCAACAGGTAGCTGGTTTACAAGAGGAGATAGATCAGCTTTCGAATTACATGACTTATGTTTCATTTGGTCTGCCAAATTGCATGACTTATGTATCTTCTGAGATTAATGGTACGAGCATCAGTGATCATCTCAACCAACAGACTCCGCCATTGTTTGCTGCACCGCAAGCTTCATCTCCATCCTTGGCTATTTTGGATGGTCAGAATTCTCATTCTCACAGCCTTCTCGATCATCCACTCATGGAAAGCTTTGAATTTCATGGTGAACTTATTACTTAA